The following proteins come from a genomic window of Acidimicrobiales bacterium:
- a CDS encoding alkaline phosphatase family protein, with protein MRQRLLVIALDAAEADVLEEGIDTGRFPNLAGIARQGSSARLTNSMEFLPGTIWPELHTGRSGWRDGHFCHVAQLHAGETRPRPTRVDEIDIGGAWFNVAAQAGRRVVVVDPPQMLGDVGPRGVSVDQWQMHDHNWDMRVEPPELAPLFEAAARETPYPVCDSHHGDTIEGYRSLLADLKATVAAKRDITVQLLERPWDVAFVTFTESHCAGHQFWHFRDPGSPFHDPDAPGDLRDAVETIYTELDAAIGALVAAAGDDALVVVVTSHGMQWEVGGQAALTVALTRLGYGSDDIPLAEVRRRIPAPVRRLARRVVPRRVVDALGADARHFERGGSTRAVTVPNNRGGAVRLRVRGRDPGGVIDPDEVAEVLTSLRSELAQLRTVATGEPVIASMTTPGEAFGPDAHADLPDLLIDFRRDVGALDRVQSPATGVIEVPLRWPWLPRTGDHTDHTRVWLQGPGCEEVDMQGASAIDLAPTLLTACGVEVPSDMDGVSRLVVGRET; from the coding sequence TTGAGACAGCGACTCCTCGTGATCGCCTTGGACGCGGCCGAGGCCGACGTGCTCGAGGAGGGAATCGACACGGGTCGGTTCCCCAATCTGGCGGGTATCGCCCGACAGGGGTCCTCGGCGCGCCTCACGAACTCCATGGAGTTCCTCCCGGGGACGATCTGGCCCGAGCTCCACACCGGTCGCTCGGGCTGGCGTGACGGCCACTTCTGCCATGTCGCCCAACTGCACGCCGGCGAGACCCGTCCGCGGCCCACCCGCGTCGACGAGATCGACATCGGCGGCGCATGGTTCAACGTGGCCGCACAGGCCGGAAGGCGCGTTGTCGTCGTCGACCCGCCCCAGATGCTCGGTGACGTCGGCCCCCGGGGAGTATCGGTCGACCAGTGGCAGATGCACGACCACAACTGGGACATGCGGGTGGAGCCGCCCGAGCTCGCCCCGCTCTTCGAGGCGGCGGCCCGCGAGACCCCTTACCCGGTGTGCGACAGCCACCACGGCGACACGATCGAGGGCTACCGGTCGCTGCTCGCCGACCTGAAGGCGACGGTTGCGGCCAAGCGGGACATCACCGTCCAGCTCCTGGAACGCCCGTGGGACGTCGCATTCGTCACCTTCACCGAGTCGCACTGCGCAGGCCACCAGTTCTGGCACTTCCGGGACCCCGGGTCGCCGTTCCACGACCCGGACGCACCCGGCGATCTCCGTGACGCGGTGGAGACCATCTACACGGAGCTCGATGCAGCCATCGGTGCGCTGGTCGCCGCCGCCGGAGACGACGCGCTGGTCGTGGTGGTGACGAGCCACGGCATGCAGTGGGAGGTGGGCGGCCAGGCGGCGCTCACGGTGGCGCTGACGCGGCTGGGCTATGGATCCGACGACATTCCCCTGGCCGAAGTCCGCCGGCGGATCCCGGCCCCCGTGCGGCGGCTCGCTCGGCGCGTCGTGCCCCGGCGTGTGGTGGATGCCCTCGGTGCCGACGCTCGTCACTTCGAGCGGGGCGGTTCCACCCGTGCGGTGACGGTGCCGAACAACCGCGGCGGCGCGGTCCGCCTGCGGGTGCGTGGGCGCGACCCGGGCGGTGTCATCGACCCCGACGAGGTGGCCGAGGTGCTCACGTCACTGCGCTCAGAGCTGGCCCAGCTCCGTACCGTCGCGACCGGCGAGCCCGTGATCGCCTCCATGACGACACCAGGCGAGGCGTTCGGTCCCGATGCGCACGCCGACCTGCCGGACCTGCTCATCGACTTCCGCAGGGACGTCGGAGCGTTGGACCGGGTGCAGTCACCGGCCACGGGGGTCATCGAGGTCCCGTTGCGGTGGCCGTGGCTTCCCCGCACCGGCGATCACACCGACCACACCCGCGTGTGGCTGCAGGGCCCCGGTTGCGAGGAAGTGGACATGCAGGGCGCGTCGGCGATCGACCTGGCGCCGACCCTTCTCACCGCATGTGGCGTGGAGGTCCCGTCGGACATGGACGGGGTCAGCCGCCTGGTGGTCGGCCGCGAGACCTGA
- a CDS encoding sulfotransferase domain-containing protein, producing the protein MASTAKKRAHRVRGRLIRVGRPEWHVLPSFLVLGAMKAGTSALFHYLKSHPGVVAPRVKELNYFGAPHRYESFGDYRREFPHRLYMQWPRRRISGEATPFFSHPLGPARVRAALPDVPMVVLLREPVSRAHSHFHHARRHGHEPLETFAEAVAAEPGRLAAVMEQVRAGDDTVQPRWAKWAYLHKGMYADHLEAWFAHFPRDQILVLRSEDLRDHPAETFATVLEHLGLGPAPASMSFAPRHEGTYEEMDPALKAGLDTHFADSNRRLRQLVGISWP; encoded by the coding sequence GTGGCCTCGACCGCCAAGAAGCGGGCGCATCGCGTCCGGGGACGTCTCATTCGCGTGGGGCGTCCCGAGTGGCACGTACTCCCGTCGTTCCTGGTCCTGGGAGCGATGAAGGCGGGAACGAGCGCGCTGTTCCACTACCTGAAGTCCCATCCCGGTGTCGTCGCTCCGCGCGTCAAGGAACTCAACTACTTCGGTGCACCCCACCGCTACGAAAGCTTCGGCGACTATCGGCGCGAGTTCCCCCACAGGCTCTACATGCAATGGCCCCGCCGACGCATCAGCGGCGAGGCGACGCCGTTCTTCTCCCACCCGCTCGGGCCCGCGCGGGTACGCGCGGCTCTGCCCGACGTGCCGATGGTGGTCCTGCTGCGTGAGCCCGTCAGCCGGGCCCACTCGCACTTCCACCACGCCCGGCGCCACGGCCACGAACCGCTCGAGACCTTCGCTGAAGCTGTCGCGGCCGAACCCGGCCGACTGGCAGCGGTCATGGAGCAGGTTCGTGCCGGCGACGACACGGTGCAACCGAGGTGGGCGAAGTGGGCCTACCTGCACAAGGGCATGTACGCGGACCACCTCGAGGCCTGGTTCGCCCACTTTCCCCGCGACCAGATCCTCGTTCTACGGAGCGAGGATCTCCGAGACCACCCGGCGGAGACGTTCGCCACGGTCCTCGAACACCTCGGCCTCGGACCTGCGCCGGCCTCGATGTCGTTCGCGCCGCGCCACGAAGGCACCTATGAGGAGATGGATCCGGCCCTGAAAGCCGGCCTGGACACGCACTTCGCCGACTCGAACCGCCGCCTCCGGCAACTCGTCGGAATCAGCTGGCCCTGA
- a CDS encoding SRPBCC family protein: MTDDFTPAVHEGRKVWASRVIAAPAETIFDLLTDPARHSEIDGSGTVQKSAVSGPPRLEMGSRFGMKMRMGPFPYGIKSTVLEYEPNRLIAWGHLGKHRWRYELEPVDDDHTKVTETFDYSTAAIPSALELMGYPKRHATNIEKTLERLDAAVTT; encoded by the coding sequence ATGACCGACGATTTCACACCTGCCGTCCACGAAGGTCGCAAGGTCTGGGCGAGTCGGGTCATCGCTGCGCCCGCCGAGACTATCTTCGACCTGCTCACGGACCCGGCACGGCACAGCGAGATCGACGGCAGCGGAACGGTGCAGAAGTCCGCGGTCTCGGGTCCCCCGCGCCTCGAGATGGGCTCGAGATTCGGGATGAAGATGCGCATGGGGCCCTTCCCTTACGGGATCAAGAGCACCGTCCTCGAATACGAGCCCAATCGCCTGATCGCCTGGGGCCACTTGGGAAAGCACCGCTGGCGCTACGAACTCGAGCCGGTCGATGACGACCACACGAAGGTGACCGAGACGTTCGACTACTCGACCGCAGCCATCCCGAGCGCCCTCGAGCTGATGGGTTACCCCAAGAGGCACGCGACGAACATCGAGAAGACCCTCGAGCGCCTCGACGCCGCGGTGACCACCTGA
- a CDS encoding DUF427 domain-containing protein gives MARAVFNGTVIAESDDTKLVEGNVYFPPGSIRSEHFTGIDRTTVCHWKGTASYYDVEVDGERAEGVAWYYPDPSEAAEEIRDHVAFYPKVTVEA, from the coding sequence ATGGCACGTGCAGTCTTCAACGGAACCGTGATCGCGGAGTCCGACGACACGAAGCTGGTGGAGGGAAACGTCTACTTCCCGCCCGGCTCCATCCGCTCCGAGCACTTCACCGGGATAGACCGCACCACGGTGTGCCACTGGAAGGGGACGGCGTCGTACTACGACGTCGAGGTGGACGGCGAGCGGGCCGAGGGCGTGGCCTGGTACTACCCGGATCCCAGCGAAGCGGCCGAAGAGATCCGCGACCACGTGGCCTTCTACCCCAAGGTCACCGTCGAGGCCTGA
- a CDS encoding putative nucleotide-diphospho-sugar transferase yields the protein MRVVACSSPSHDVLTEKWFLPTLGPGFEPDVFPIAQHCPSAEFEADGWHEQMNAKIQTVLSAFEADDEVVVFSDVDVRFFEGFTPAVARTLLGRDDIVFQQGGVDGSVCAGFFIFRVSDRFGGLLRRWSDEFASGAHVGDESALNAALEVRRSYLGSRSLRLGDRVARGTFRAITTVAPRRSHSIHGVRWRALPRTVWNPGLSHPGVWTQGSRLDVPQGILVHHANHCVGVDDKLAQLAAVDAIVAVR from the coding sequence GTGCGCGTCGTCGCGTGTTCCAGTCCGTCGCACGATGTGTTGACCGAGAAGTGGTTCCTGCCGACTCTGGGGCCCGGGTTCGAACCCGATGTCTTCCCGATCGCCCAGCACTGCCCGTCGGCGGAGTTCGAGGCCGACGGTTGGCACGAGCAGATGAACGCGAAGATCCAGACGGTCCTCTCGGCGTTCGAGGCCGACGACGAAGTCGTCGTCTTCAGTGACGTCGACGTGCGTTTCTTCGAGGGCTTCACGCCCGCGGTCGCCCGGACCCTGCTGGGCCGTGACGACATCGTCTTCCAACAGGGCGGGGTCGACGGCTCCGTCTGCGCCGGGTTCTTCATCTTCCGGGTCAGCGACCGCTTCGGCGGGCTCCTGCGCCGATGGAGTGACGAGTTCGCATCCGGTGCCCACGTCGGCGACGAGTCGGCGCTCAACGCCGCACTCGAGGTCCGCCGCAGTTATCTCGGCAGCCGCAGCCTCCGGCTTGGTGACCGCGTCGCGCGTGGAACCTTCCGGGCGATCACCACGGTCGCTCCCCGTCGTTCGCACTCGATCCACGGGGTCCGGTGGCGGGCGCTGCCCCGCACGGTGTGGAACCCGGGTCTGTCCCATCCCGGCGTGTGGACACAGGGATCCCGCCTCGACGTCCCTCAGGGAATCCTCGTCCATCACGCCAACCACTGCGTCGGCGTCGACGACAAGCTCGCCCAACTCGCAGCGGTGGACGCCATCGTCGCAGTCCGCTGA
- a CDS encoding cation:proton antiporter: MPLVFAAGSTDDALIFLELGAIFFGLAILARVADRLGFSPIPFYMAAGLFFGEGGFVELDLSREFVDIAAEIGVILLLLTLGLEYTAEELGKGLRRDGRAGLVDLVLNGGPGFAAGMLLGWDATSSLLLAGITYISSSGIIAKLLGDLNRLGNRETPTVLSVLVIEDLVMALYLPVVGVLLAGDDTAEAATSLGIALAVVLLVLFAAMRYGETISAMLHARTDEGLLLGVLGLTLIVAGAAQSLQVSAAIGAFLVGIAITGNVEERAQKLVLPLRDLFAATFFVLFSLQVDPGEIPGVLLPAAILAVITAATKMGTGWFAASRAGIALPGRVRAGSALIARGEFSIVIAGLGVAAADEAGIVDDLGPVATAYVLILAIAGPVFTRFADDFSRWLVNRRAPEPATA; the protein is encoded by the coding sequence ATGCCCCTCGTCTTCGCCGCGGGATCCACCGACGACGCGCTGATCTTCCTCGAGCTGGGCGCGATCTTCTTCGGGCTTGCGATCCTCGCCCGGGTCGCCGACCGCCTGGGCTTCAGCCCCATCCCGTTCTACATGGCGGCCGGGCTCTTCTTCGGCGAGGGCGGGTTCGTGGAACTCGACCTGTCCCGCGAGTTCGTGGACATCGCGGCTGAGATCGGCGTGATCCTGCTTCTGTTGACGCTCGGCCTCGAGTACACCGCCGAAGAGCTGGGCAAGGGCCTGCGACGAGATGGGCGGGCCGGCCTGGTGGACCTCGTCCTCAACGGTGGCCCGGGCTTCGCGGCCGGGATGCTGCTGGGCTGGGACGCGACGTCATCGCTGCTGCTCGCCGGGATCACCTACATCTCGTCGTCGGGCATCATCGCCAAGCTCCTCGGCGACCTGAACCGGCTGGGTAACCGCGAGACCCCCACCGTGTTGTCGGTCCTCGTCATCGAGGACCTCGTCATGGCGCTGTACCTTCCGGTGGTCGGTGTCCTCCTGGCCGGGGACGACACGGCCGAAGCCGCCACGTCGCTCGGGATCGCGCTCGCGGTCGTCCTCCTCGTGCTGTTCGCGGCCATGCGCTACGGCGAGACGATCAGCGCGATGCTCCACGCCCGCACCGACGAGGGCCTGCTGCTCGGTGTCCTCGGGCTGACGCTCATCGTCGCCGGGGCGGCACAGTCCCTACAGGTCTCCGCGGCGATCGGCGCCTTCCTCGTCGGCATCGCCATCACCGGCAACGTCGAGGAGCGGGCCCAGAAGCTCGTCCTGCCGTTGCGCGATCTCTTCGCCGCCACGTTCTTCGTGCTTTTCAGCCTCCAGGTGGACCCGGGGGAGATCCCCGGTGTTCTGCTTCCCGCGGCCATCCTCGCGGTGATCACCGCGGCGACGAAGATGGGCACCGGCTGGTTCGCCGCGTCGAGGGCGGGCATCGCCCTGCCGGGCCGGGTGCGAGCCGGTAGCGCGCTGATCGCCCGCGGTGAGTTCTCGATCGTCATCGCGGGTCTCGGTGTCGCCGCGGCCGACGAGGCGGGGATCGTCGACGACCTGGGACCCGTCGCCACGGCTTACGTGCTCATCCTGGCGATCGCGGGGCCGGTGTTCACCCGGTTCGCCGACGACTTCTCCAGGTGGCTGGTGAACCGCCGCGCGCCCGAGCCCGCTACCGCCTGA
- a CDS encoding CRTAC1 family protein, whose amino-acid sequence MKRTPVATLLGFCLLAAACGSGSSGEPAAGPAAAATPTAGQHDLTPEPNPSAPAGDSSTGADQPPAAPTPDDTDPPTPTATTEADHPPAIDGGDHRALVCWAAPTDGAAGPLSFVDETTGFGLDEPLRGMHAHAAAFGDVDDDGLVDLVVGTFADRPVENYALRGADGPAPDRLLLGDGAEFAATTDLDGALGRTSGAVFADLDLDGDLDLVLARNPRTNERQRLPSSVYENDGGRLDPVEGDGIDPTLGGRSIGVLDADRDGLPDLFVLEDRWAGGSSRLYLNRGDLRFSDATGELGLPLDVHGLGVVTVDLNADGMADVFVGGSNRLFVGGERGFTEADSSVFVWDLPGNEDDVAGVDAADVNRDGRPDLIVGQHFNSTVDDDRTEPVRLYLNTTVAAGDAPTFVDVTRAAGLVGLPTKAPHVEFADLDNDGWPDIVTSASAEGGTRAAVFRHLGIDPEGMPTFSAPTGLGSDQYWVSAPVADVDRDGRLDLLLVEWEPALGSVLAMNRSRTGHWIEVSVDASLGGGPGTLVSVYEPGHAGHPEALVAQREISASAGYSAGHEATVHVGVGGRVEVDVIVAAPGEPAVTLSGVAVDRHIRLPAGCSP is encoded by the coding sequence GTGAAGCGGACGCCGGTGGCCACGCTTCTCGGGTTCTGTCTGCTGGCGGCCGCATGTGGAAGCGGGTCCTCCGGCGAACCGGCAGCGGGCCCTGCGGCGGCGGCCACACCCACCGCCGGGCAGCACGACCTCACCCCGGAGCCGAACCCGTCCGCGCCGGCCGGAGACTCCTCCACCGGGGCGGATCAGCCACCGGCCGCACCGACCCCCGACGACACGGATCCGCCAACCCCTACAGCCACGACCGAGGCAGATCACCCACCTGCGATCGACGGAGGGGACCATCGAGCCCTCGTGTGCTGGGCCGCACCGACCGATGGGGCCGCAGGACCGTTGAGTTTCGTCGACGAGACCACCGGGTTCGGTCTGGATGAGCCGCTGCGGGGCATGCATGCGCACGCGGCGGCCTTCGGCGACGTCGACGACGACGGTCTCGTCGACCTCGTCGTGGGCACGTTCGCCGACCGACCTGTGGAGAACTACGCGCTACGCGGTGCCGACGGCCCGGCGCCCGACCGGCTCCTGCTGGGCGACGGCGCCGAGTTCGCCGCCACGACCGACCTCGACGGAGCGCTGGGCCGGACGAGCGGGGCCGTGTTCGCCGACCTCGACCTCGACGGCGATCTCGATCTCGTCCTCGCCCGCAATCCCCGGACGAATGAGCGGCAACGACTCCCGAGCTCCGTCTACGAGAACGACGGCGGCCGACTCGACCCCGTCGAAGGGGACGGGATCGACCCGACCCTCGGCGGACGGTCGATCGGCGTGCTCGACGCCGACCGGGACGGCCTTCCCGACCTCTTCGTGCTCGAGGACCGTTGGGCGGGAGGATCCTCCCGGCTGTACCTCAACCGTGGCGACCTGCGGTTCTCCGATGCGACCGGGGAACTCGGGTTGCCGCTCGACGTTCACGGACTCGGAGTCGTCACCGTGGATCTGAACGCCGACGGCATGGCCGATGTCTTCGTCGGCGGCTCCAACCGGCTCTTCGTCGGCGGTGAGCGTGGTTTCACCGAAGCCGACTCGTCGGTGTTCGTCTGGGACCTACCCGGAAACGAGGACGACGTCGCGGGCGTCGACGCAGCCGACGTCAACCGCGACGGTCGGCCGGACCTGATCGTCGGCCAGCACTTCAACTCCACCGTCGACGACGACCGGACCGAGCCCGTCCGGCTCTACCTCAACACGACGGTCGCCGCCGGCGATGCACCCACCTTCGTCGACGTCACGCGGGCGGCCGGGCTCGTCGGCCTCCCCACGAAGGCGCCCCACGTGGAGTTCGCCGACCTCGACAACGACGGCTGGCCCGACATCGTGACATCTGCGTCCGCCGAGGGTGGAACACGGGCCGCCGTGTTCCGACATCTCGGTATCGACCCGGAAGGAATGCCGACCTTCTCAGCTCCGACCGGCCTCGGCTCGGACCAGTACTGGGTCAGCGCGCCCGTCGCGGACGTCGACCGCGACGGACGTCTCGACCTCCTCCTCGTCGAGTGGGAACCCGCGCTGGGTTCGGTTCTGGCCATGAACCGGTCCCGGACGGGCCACTGGATCGAGGTATCCGTCGATGCCTCTCTCGGCGGTGGACCGGGCACGCTCGTATCGGTGTACGAGCCCGGGCACGCAGGTCACCCCGAAGCTCTCGTCGCACAGCGGGAGATCAGCGCGTCGGCGGGCTATTCCGCCGGCCACGAGGCCACCGTGCACGTCGGCGTCGGCGGGCGCGTCGAGGTAGACGTCATCGTCGCCGCACCTGGCGAGCCAGCGGTCACCCTCTCGGGGGTGGCCGTGGACCGCCACATCCGGCTACCCGCGGGTTGCAGTCCGTAG
- a CDS encoding TIGR01777 family oxidoreductase codes for MDVAVTGSSGLIGTKLVARLTAEGHRAVRVVRRRPEHGADEIYWKPSAGEIDAPSFEGLDAVVHLAGAGIGDKRWSDARKKVLYSSRVDSTKLLADTLAGLDNGPGVFLSGSAIGFYGDRGEEELTESSTPGDDFNAEICINWEKAAAPAVEAGVRTVNLRTGIVLDPDGPFLGRQLPLFKLGLGGRMGSADRWLSWISIDDEVDAIMFLLTADVAGPVNLTAPNPVRNGEFTDTIGRVLHRPTVLPVPMIGPKLLLGSEAVENLINSAKILPTVLQAAGYDFHHRDIEPALRAVLGKD; via the coding sequence ATGGATGTCGCCGTAACCGGCTCCTCGGGACTCATCGGAACCAAGCTCGTCGCCCGACTCACCGCAGAAGGCCACCGCGCGGTTCGCGTCGTTCGGCGCCGACCCGAGCACGGAGCTGACGAGATCTACTGGAAGCCCTCGGCGGGCGAGATCGACGCGCCATCCTTCGAAGGACTCGACGCGGTCGTCCACCTGGCCGGCGCGGGGATCGGCGACAAGCGGTGGAGCGACGCACGCAAGAAGGTCCTCTACTCGAGCCGGGTCGACTCCACCAAGCTGCTCGCCGACACGCTCGCAGGCCTCGACAACGGTCCGGGTGTCTTCCTCAGCGGATCGGCGATCGGGTTCTACGGCGACCGCGGCGAGGAGGAACTCACGGAGTCCTCGACCCCCGGCGATGACTTCAACGCGGAGATCTGCATCAACTGGGAGAAGGCCGCGGCGCCCGCCGTGGAAGCCGGCGTCCGCACCGTCAACCTCCGCACCGGAATCGTGCTGGACCCCGACGGCCCGTTCCTCGGCCGCCAGTTGCCGCTGTTCAAGCTCGGCCTCGGCGGCCGGATGGGATCGGCGGACCGCTGGCTCAGTTGGATCTCGATCGACGACGAGGTCGACGCCATCATGTTCCTGCTCACCGCCGACGTGGCCGGTCCCGTGAATCTGACCGCCCCGAACCCCGTCCGCAACGGCGAATTCACCGACACCATCGGGCGGGTCCTGCACCGACCGACGGTCCTCCCGGTCCCCATGATCGGCCCCAAGCTCCTCCTCGGTTCCGAGGCGGTGGAGAACCTCATCAACAGTGCGAAGATCCTCCCTACCGTCCTGCAGGCCGCCGGGTACGACTTCCACCACCGCGACATCGAGCCGGCGCTACGCGCCGTGCTCGGAAAGGACTGA
- a CDS encoding glycosyltransferase family 4 protein, producing MTPRHLTVALYDGLPDGGHRRWLAEPLATALCDLGHDVVVFRPRGSGREPDDRPVRVDLPPARSGEPGRSFISQLPAARRSLRAALDAAADLGADAFVDLEVDDRVWMHSMFGSADRFVAVLHSREQLSATFGRDRLLRPAIHRARLRAFTKTLDKAEVVICLRDPIAEAVETLCPGTRTVVIGYPVVSDALTAAPPTDGSPGDGRLRILVPGHIRPDKGLDELLAALVGFSTPTTVEVTGAQSPGLDLPVSVGPHAVVVDDRPVSEPEMGAAHHRADLVLAPLPAEFAGSGRARGTLLKAAAYGVPVVTTPAGLAQLPDGYGCVVVDPFTPAALRAALEGAVGRLDALAVAAAGRGPDHIRRHHTFEVFAAGLTEALDRGRAR from the coding sequence ATGACCCCACGCCACCTCACGGTCGCCCTCTACGACGGCCTGCCCGACGGCGGCCACCGCCGGTGGCTGGCCGAACCACTCGCAACTGCGTTGTGCGATCTCGGCCACGACGTCGTCGTCTTCCGTCCCCGCGGTTCGGGCCGCGAACCCGACGACCGACCCGTCCGGGTGGACCTCCCGCCGGCCCGCAGCGGTGAACCCGGTCGCTCGTTCATCTCGCAACTACCTGCCGCCCGTCGGTCGCTACGCGCCGCGCTCGACGCTGCGGCGGACCTCGGCGCCGACGCGTTCGTCGACCTCGAGGTCGACGACCGTGTGTGGATGCACAGCATGTTCGGCTCAGCCGATCGGTTCGTCGCAGTGCTTCACAGCAGGGAGCAGCTCTCGGCGACGTTCGGTCGGGACCGCCTTCTCCGACCTGCCATCCATCGCGCCCGGCTCCGGGCGTTCACCAAGACCCTCGACAAGGCCGAGGTCGTCATCTGTCTGCGCGATCCGATCGCCGAGGCGGTGGAGACGCTGTGCCCCGGAACCCGGACCGTGGTGATCGGCTACCCGGTCGTGTCCGATGCGCTGACCGCCGCGCCCCCGACCGACGGGTCGCCGGGAGATGGACGGCTGAGGATCCTCGTGCCCGGACACATAAGGCCCGACAAGGGCCTCGACGAACTCCTGGCCGCCCTCGTGGGGTTCTCCACCCCGACGACGGTCGAGGTGACCGGCGCACAGTCGCCGGGCCTCGACCTTCCCGTAAGCGTCGGCCCACATGCGGTCGTCGTGGACGACCGCCCGGTGAGCGAGCCCGAGATGGGTGCCGCCCACCACCGCGCCGATCTCGTGCTCGCTCCCCTGCCCGCAGAGTTCGCGGGGTCCGGCCGGGCCCGGGGCACCCTGCTCAAGGCCGCTGCGTACGGCGTACCGGTGGTGACGACACCCGCCGGCCTGGCGCAACTTCCCGATGGCTACGGATGTGTCGTCGTCGACCCCTTCACCCCGGCCGCGCTCCGCGCGGCACTCGAGGGCGCCGTCGGCAGGCTCGATGCACTCGCGGTCGCAGCTGCGGGGCGGGGCCCGGACCACATCCGGCGCCACCACACCTTCGAGGTGTTCGCAGCCGGCCTCACCGAGGCACTCGACCGGGGTCGCGCCCGCTGA
- a CDS encoding hydantoinase B/oxoprolinase family protein gives MADSGDSIDAAGLQVLISRLTGVAEEMSAVLRRAAFSPNIKERADCSAALFTADGELLAQAENIPVHLGSMPASVAAVIAAFGGAFTPGDQIAVNDPFAGGTHLNDLTLVAPCFVAGDLVGFAANRAHHADLGGGAPGSIPADATEIFHEGLRIPPVRLDDGIVAVLCANSRTPDERRGDLDAQRGANVVGVSRLAELAAEPLGEVVAYGERRMRTAIAGLPDGRWSFTDVVDSCGPEPHQQAPSEITVSVTVAGPEIVFDFEGSASQRRGNVNAVRAVTVSAVEFALRSATDPTIPANGGASRAVTVRAPRRSIVAAEAPAAVGAGNVEVSQRVADVCFGALAQIVPDRVGAASQGTMNNVLVGGEGWVYYETVGGGQGARPGRDGMSGVHTAMTNTRNTPIEALERSYPMRVRRLRLAHGSGGAGEWRGGDGIERDLEVLVDATLSLITERRVSQPWGLAGGEPGAVGENWLLPGGDEVRAERLPDKCTIELEAGDILRMLTPGGGGWGEPAL, from the coding sequence ATGGCCGACAGCGGTGACAGCATCGACGCGGCGGGTCTGCAGGTCCTGATCTCGCGCCTGACCGGGGTGGCCGAGGAGATGAGTGCCGTGCTGCGTCGGGCGGCGTTCAGCCCCAACATCAAGGAACGCGCCGACTGTTCCGCCGCGCTGTTCACCGCCGACGGCGAGTTGCTCGCGCAGGCCGAGAACATCCCCGTCCACCTCGGGTCGATGCCGGCTTCGGTAGCGGCGGTGATCGCCGCCTTCGGTGGCGCCTTCACCCCGGGCGACCAGATCGCCGTCAACGATCCCTTCGCCGGGGGGACCCACCTCAACGACCTGACCCTCGTGGCGCCGTGTTTCGTCGCCGGGGACCTCGTCGGTTTCGCCGCGAACCGCGCCCACCACGCCGACCTCGGCGGTGGTGCGCCGGGATCCATCCCCGCTGACGCCACCGAGATCTTCCACGAGGGACTCCGTATCCCGCCGGTTCGCCTCGACGACGGCATCGTCGCCGTGCTGTGTGCGAACTCGCGCACGCCGGATGAGCGCAGGGGCGACCTCGACGCCCAGCGCGGTGCCAATGTGGTGGGAGTGTCCCGGCTGGCTGAACTGGCCGCCGAACCTCTCGGCGAGGTGGTCGCATACGGCGAGCGCAGGATGCGGACCGCCATCGCAGGCCTCCCCGACGGTCGGTGGTCCTTCACCGATGTGGTCGACTCCTGCGGGCCCGAGCCGCATCAGCAGGCGCCCTCGGAGATCACCGTGTCGGTCACGGTCGCCGGCCCCGAGATCGTGTTCGACTTCGAGGGCTCCGCATCGCAGCGACGTGGCAATGTCAACGCCGTGCGGGCGGTGACTGTGTCCGCCGTCGAGTTCGCACTCCGTTCGGCGACGGACCCGACGATCCCCGCCAACGGTGGCGCATCACGGGCGGTCACGGTGCGGGCCCCGCGCCGGTCGATCGTGGCGGCCGAGGCGCCTGCGGCGGTCGGTGCCGGCAACGTCGAGGTCTCCCAGCGGGTGGCCGACGTCTGTTTCGGGGCGCTCGCGCAGATCGTCCCGGACCGGGTCGGGGCGGCGTCGCAGGGGACGATGAACAACGTCCTCGTCGGCGGCGAAGGATGGGTCTACTACGAGACGGTCGGCGGCGGGCAGGGGGCGCGTCCCGGGCGTGACGGCATGAGTGGCGTGCACACCGCGATGACGAACACCCGCAACACGCCGATCGAGGCCCTGGAGCGGTCTTATCCGATGCGGGTGAGGCGTCTCCGGCTGGCGCACGGTTCGGGCGGGGCGGGAGAGTGGCGCGGCGGTGACGGCATCGAACGGGACCTGGAGGTCCTCGTCGACGCGACCCTTTCGCTGATCACCGAGAGACGTGTCTCTCAGCCGTGGGGTCTCGCGGGCGGCGAGCCGGGTGCGGTGGGGGAGAACTGGCTGCTACCGGGCGGCGACGAGGTTCGCGCGGAGCGCCTGCCCGACAAGTGCACGATCGAGCTGGAGGCCGGCGACATCCTCCGGATGCTGACGCCCGGCGGCGGCGGATGGGGTGAACCGGCGCTGTAG